ACCGAGATGGGCGATCACCGAGCCGTCAAGAAATTCAACCATCGAATGAACGATGGACTGCGGATGAATGAGGACCTCAATTTCTTCGATGTTCATTCCGAAAAGAAAGTGGGCTTCAATAACTTCTAGACCCTTGTTCATCAGGGTCGCCGAATCGATCGAGATCTTTCTGCCCATACTCCAGTTGGGGTGGGCGAGGGCCTCTTCGGGAGTCACGTCCCACAGTTCACGCTCCGGCCTGCTGTAGAAAGGGCCTCCGGAGGCGGTCAGGATCAGGTGGGTCACGTCTTCGCGGCGGCCTGCATCAAGCCCCTGGTCAATGGCGCTGTGCTCGCTGTCGACGGGGTGGATGTGGACCCGTTTCCGGCGGGCGGTCTCCATCACCAGATTCCCGGCCATTACCAATGTTTCCTTGTTGGCCAGGGCGATGTTCTTGCCCCCGTTGATCGCGGCAAGGGTCGGGGTGAGGCCCGCCGCCCCGACAATGGCCGAAACCACCATATCGGCGGAAGGGACACAGGCGACTCTTTCATTCCCCTCGGAGCCGGAGAAAACCCTGCTCCGCCATTTTTCCGGCAGAATTCCGATCAGTTCACCGGCAAGGGCTGGGTCGGCCACCGAGACAA
The window above is part of the Pseudomonadota bacterium genome. Proteins encoded here:
- a CDS encoding 1-deoxy-D-xylulose-5-phosphate reductoisomerase; the protein is MARNISILGSTGSIGRNVLEVVRQYPGRFRVAGLAAGSNIRLLKEQIDAFDPELVSVADPALAGELIGILPEKWRSRVFSGSEGNERVACVPSADMVVSAIVGAAGLTPTLAAINGGKNIALANKETLVMAGNLVMETARRKRVHIHPVDSEHSAIDQGLDAGRREDVTHLILTASGGPFYSRPERELWDVTPEEALAHPNWSMGRKISIDSATLMNKGLEVIEAHFLFGMNIEEIEVLIHPQSIVHSMVEFLDGSVIAHLGVPDMKIPIAYALTFPERLKLPLPRLNLAKAPDLQFLAPDFKKFPALKLAYQVCKRGGTLPAALNAANEVAVNAFLDGRIRFPEISLTVSETVSRMEAGDASTLENILAADIEARVLAESVVESLHIKYSQLKGTS